In one Oryza glaberrima chromosome 2, OglaRS2, whole genome shotgun sequence genomic region, the following are encoded:
- the LOC127763101 gene encoding uncharacterized protein LOC127763101, with translation MNLIGQSSVEIMEEAVDASAALDPKLAPLLLFGGHGDATFLYSVPKRALLAPMPTPTRVGDGGVDDMMRGHRWWTTAQGWLLMARRGSPCTFLWDPFTGRRVRLPPDHDGTVLTAEGSHRRRCLLSCCGPMDPTSCTVLVIDLADPELWYCRPGDNHWVKLHQQPYQYRNPAHRDAIIRFLRKFTAIDGKFYTELHTGNVGVLEFSPEVAEGN, from the coding sequence ATGAATTTGATCGGCCAGTCGTCCGTCGAAATCATGGAGGAGGCAGTCGACGCATCTGCCGCTCTGGATCCCAAGCTTGCTCCTCTGCTGCTGTtcggcggccacggcgacgcCACGTTCCTGTACAGCGTGCCGAAGAGAGCGCTGCTGGCGCCAATGCCAACGCCAACGAgggtgggcgacggcggcgtcgacgacatGATGAGAGGCCACCGCTGGTGGACCACGGCGCAGGGCTGGTTGCTCATGGCGCGCCGCGGCTCGCCGTGCACTTTCCTATGGGACCCTTTCACCGGCCGCCGTGTCAGGTTGCCCCCCGACCACGACGGCACCGTCCTCACCGCCGAAGGCAGCCATCGCCGGAGGTGCCTCCTGTCATGCTGTGGTCCCATGGACCCGACCAGCTGCACCGTGCTCGTCATCGACCTCGCCGACCCGGAGCTCTGGTATTGCCGTCCCGGCGACAACCACTGGGTGAAGCTCCATCAGCAACCGTACCAGTACCGCAACCCTGCCCACCGTGACGCCATCATCAGGTTTTTACGCAAGTTTACGGCGATCGACGGCAAGTTCTACACCGAACTACACACCGGCAATGTCGGCGTCCTCGAGTTCTCGCCGGAGGTTGCCGAGGGGAACTAA
- the LOC127762594 gene encoding uncharacterized protein LOC127762594 codes for MKKNRANNRRKSGDRAEKASYLYNNDGENSHAPSLKNLPPIIPHETFFSNPQNDYSQTRLIPLEGCCASEAAQLLNDRWAAAMNLYNDQSYDSPDKPVMYSGSSGSSWGHGHMKLPHQMNFFEELRRALDEQPVTGPSVNTWN; via the exons ATAGGGCTGAGAAGGCTagttatttgtacaataatgaTGGAGAGAACAGCCATGCTCCTTCATTAAAGAACCTTCCACCAATTATCCCTCATGAGACTTTTTTCAGCAATCCTCAGAATGATTACAGTCAAACAAGATTAATACCCTTGGAGGGATGTTGTGCCAGTGAGGCTGCCCAGCTTCTCAATGACC GTTGGGCTGCAGCAATGAACTTGTACAATGATCAGTCATATGATTCCCCTG ATAAGCCGGTGATGTACTCTGGATCTAGTGGATCATCATGGGGTCATGGTCACATGAAACTTCCTCATCAG ATGAACTTCTTTGAGGAGTTGCGCCGTGCCCTAGATGAGCAACCAGTCACAGGACCGTCTGTCAACACCTGGAACTAA